The proteins below are encoded in one region of Oncorhynchus masou masou isolate Uvic2021 chromosome 15, UVic_Omas_1.1, whole genome shotgun sequence:
- the kdr gene encoding vascular endothelial growth factor receptor 2 isoform X2, producing MAKAFSVITLYFVAILLGASRMIALELRFMPDPPTLSIQEKVLRINTSDTLAITCSGRQNLEWTTSYNRSRAGSRLSIVDCSGSGFFCIKLHISSATVNETGKYQCSYRDLAVEDRKTSVAVYVYVQDYKVPFVPSDKDYDVVFISEGVQVVIPCRGSVENLNVTLHTKYPTKELNPNGKDIFWDSMKGVSVPSHLISYAGLVFCQTRIHNETYKSPLYIVTVVGYKIHDLTLTPAHERLSVGEKLVLNCTAYTELSVAIDFTWTHPISLAPVNGSGRTYTTSHKKKLWSSLELSNTLTVENVTGNYTGKYTCTASSGKMVKTASASLVVFEKPFIDFDDHKWVKVLGVNASAQNIKIPVKFDAYPEPTVRWYKNDQLIYKDDYRFKPTRDSLMILGLAEKDAGNYTVVLINKITKEEQRRTVQLLVNVPPHIIEKEVAVDTDVHMYGSSPTLRCTARGIPTPTRIQWQWMSREDCPLLFQSGVVSSGVKMEDCTKWRDISNTTGQNPIARISSDTDHVHKTVSSLKIQKAKVHALYKCLTSNKAGQDSRIIVFHVTRGLELSVSPSREPIEQDQVVLRCKADRLIYGNLAWFRVENEFDTEQVPAVQSCRGLSLSQQPLSQAVLSGLQGTNVTLELPLTNVSRRDQGVYACQVENIKTGERTCLLRHLTLRALEAARILNNLTDQRVNVSATTMLICEVTGTPTPTVMWTKHNQTVVEGSGVILSRLNQTLTILRVKEEDGGLYTCTACNSRGCDTSQSNLITEGAEEKTNVELIVPIGSVVIAMFFWLLIVFVIRSRKRTNNGDMKTGYLSIILDSEDMPMDEHCERLTYDANKWEFPRDRLKLGDQLGRGAFGQVVEAAAFGIEKATTCTTVAVKMLKEGATSSEYRALMSELKILIHIGHHLNVVNLLGACTKPGSPLMVIVEYCKHGNLSSYLKSKRGEYSPFKRRRPRSGQWERMEEDVTEGDLGLGTSTHLDICTGTAVCSRLGEESSVSHVEEEDESCEWEEHLTMEDLISYSFQVAKGMEFLSSRKCIHRDLAARNILLSENNIVKICDFGLARDVYKDPDYVRKGDARLPLKWMAPETIFDRVYTTQSDVWSFGILLWEIFSLGASPYPGVGIDEAFCRRLKEGTRMRAPDYATTEIYQTMLDCWLDKPTDRPNFTELVEHLGNLLQASAHQDGKDYIPLTAVEVEGGSLSPEPRNPFTRIIREETHVPQIHCDNTPAISLGLSQQSDRCSRPLSVKTFDDVPVGHSSVMEGQTDSGMCLSPEEMKSLDHQRHRTSNFSHIQRCKSKESLASESSNQTSGYQSGYHSDDTDAPIYANEEMIMKRSIVKKPLPPKTADKFSVEVRYSTPPV from the exons ATGGCAAAGGCATTCTCCGTCATTACTTTATATTTCGTGGCCATTCTTCTGGGAGCCAGCCGGATGATTG CATTAGAACTCAGGTTCATGCCTGACCCCCCAACACTGAGCATCCAGGAGAAAGTCCTCAGGATCAACACCTCAGACACACTGGCGATCACCTGCAG TGGTCGTCAGAACCTGGAATGGACCACATCCTATAATCGCAGCCGTGCTGGCAGTCGACTCTCCATAGTAGACTGCAGTGGGTCAGGATTCTTCTGCATCAAATTACACATTTCCTCGGCCACCGTCAATGAGACTGGGAAGTATCAGTGCTCCTACAGAGACCTGGCGGTGGAGGATAGAAAAACCTCTGTGGCCGTTTATGTCTATGTCCAAG ACTATAAAGTGCCATTTGTGCCCTCTGACAAGGACTATGACGTTGTGTTCATCAGTGAGGGAGTGCAGGTGGTCATCCCATGCCGAGGGTCCGTGGAAAATCTCAATGTCACGCTACATACC AAGTATCCCACGAAAGAACTTAATCCGAACGGGAAGGACATTTTTTGGGATAGCATGAAGGGTGTCTCAGTCCCCAGTCACCTGATCAGCTACGCTGGACTGGTCTTCTGTCAGACACGCATACACAATGAGACCTACAAGTCACCTCTCTACATTGTTACTGTTGTTG GATATAAGATCCATGACCTCACCCTGACCCCGGCACATGAGAGGCTGTCTGTGGGGGAGAAATTGGTGCTAAACTGCACTGCCTACACAGAGCTCAGCGTGGCCATCGACTTCACCTGGACACACCCTATCAGCCTG GCCCCAGTGAATGGCTCTGGTCGGACCTACACCACGTCACACAAGAAGAAGCTGTGGAGCTCTCTGGAACTGTCCAACACACTCACAGTGGAGAACGTGACCGGCAACTACACAGGAAAGTATACTTGCACAGCCTCCAGTGGAAAAATGGTCAAAACTGCATCTGCATCTCTTGTGGTCTTTG AAAAACCTTTTATTGATTTTGATGACCACAAGTGGGTTAAGGTTCTGGGGGTGAACGCTAGTGCCCAGAACATTAAGATCCCAGTCAAGTTCGACGCCTACCCAGAACCTACAGTCAGATG GTATAAGAATGACCAGCTTATTTACAAGGATGACTATAGATTTAAACCTACCAGGGACTCGCTCATGATCCTTGGCCTAGCTGAAAAGGATGCTGGGAATTACACCGTGGTCTTGATCAATAAGATAACAAAAGAAGAGCAGAGACGCACCGTCCAGCTCTTGGTCAATG TCCCTCCCCATATCATTGAGAAGGAGGTTGCCGTGGACACTGATGTTCACATGTACGGCAGCAGCCCCACCCTCAGGTGCACTGCCCGTGGAATCCCCACCCCTACACGCATCCAATGGCAGTGGATGTCCAGAGAGGACTGCCCACTCCTCTTTCA GTCGGGAGTGGTGAGCTCTGGGGTCAAGATGGAGGACTGTACCAAATGGAGGGACATCAGCAATACCACAGGGCAGAATCCTATCGCCCGAATTAGCAGTGACACAGATCACGTACACAAG ACTGTGAGTTCTCTGAAGATCCAGAAAGCCAAGGTCCACGCCCTCTACAAATGCCTGACTTCTAACAAAGCGGGACAAGATTCACGCATTATCGTCTTCCATGTGACAC GTGGTCTGGAGCTGAGTGTGTCTCCGTCCCGTGAGCCCATTGAGCAGGACCAGGTGGTTCTGAGGTGTAAGGCAGACAGGCTGATCTATGGAAATCTGGCCTGGTTCCGTGTggaaaatgagtttgacacagaGCAGGTCCCTGCTGTACAGTCATGTCGGGGGCTGTCCCTATCCCAGCAGCCCTTGTCCCAGGCTGTCCTCTCTGGGCTGCAGGGCACCAACGTTACCCTGGAGCTGCCCCTGACCAATGTGTCTCGGAGGGACCAGGGGGTGTACGCCTGCCAGGTGGAGAACATCAAGACTGGGGAGAGGACCTGTCTCCTCCGACACCTCACCCTCAGAG CACTTGAGGCCGCGAGGATCCTGAACAATTTGACAGATCAGAGAGTGAACGTCAGTGCGACGACCATGCTAATATGTGAGGTGACCGGTACACCCACCCCAACCGTGATGTGGACCAAACACAACCAAACAGTGGTGGAGGGCTCTG GTGTGATTCTGAGCCGATTGAACCAGACCCTGACCATCCTGCGTGTGAAGGAGGAGGACGGTGGTCTGTATACCTGTACTGCCTGTAACAGCCGGGGCTGTGACACATCTCAGAGCAACCTTATCACTGAAG GTGCAGAGGAGAAGACTAATGTAGAGCTGATTGTTCCTATTGGCTCTGTGGTCATCGCCATGTTCTTCTGGCTTCTCATCGTCTTCGTCATCCGCAGCAGGAAAAGA ACAAATAATGGGGACATGAAGACAGGGTACCTGTCCATCATCCTTGACTCTGAGGACATGCCCATGGACGAGCACTGTGAGAGGCTCACATACGACGCCAACAAGTGGGAGTTCCCTCGTGACAGGCTGAAGCTAG GTGACCAATTGGGGCGTGGAGCTTTTGGACAGGTAGTAGAGGCAGCAGCCTTTGGCATAGAGAAAGCCACTACCTGTACTACAGTGGCAGTCAAGATGCTGAAAG AGGGAGCCACATCCAGTGAGTACCGTGCACTGATGTCAGAGCTGAAGATACTCATCCACATCGGCCACCATCTCAATGTGGTCAACCTGCTGGGGGCCTGCACCAAACCAGGGA gtCCATTGATGGTGATTGTGGAGTACTGTAAACACGGCAACCTCTCCAGCTATTTAAAGAGCAAGCGTGGAGAGTACAGCCCCTTCAAG AGGAGGCGGCCTCGGTCAGGTCAGTGGGAGCGGATGGAGGAGGACGTGACTGAAGGGGACCTGGGTTTGGGGACCAGCACCCACTTGGACATTTGCACTGGGACAGCAGTCTGCTccagactgggagaggagagctCTGTTAGCCacgtagaggaggaggatg AGAGTTGTGAGTGGGAGGAGCACCTGACCATGGAGGACCTGATCAGCTACAGCTTCCAGGTGGCCAAGGGCATGGAGTTCCTATCCTCTCGCAAGTGCATCCATCGGGACCTAGCAGCTAGGAACATCTTGCTCTCAGAAAACAACATTGTGAAGATCTGTGACTTTGGTCTGGCCAGAGACGTCTACAAAGACCCCGACTACGTCCGCAAGGGAGAC GCGCGGCTCCCTCTGAAATGGATGGCTCCTGAGACCATCTTCGACCGGGTCTATACAACACAGAGCGACGTGTGGTCCTTTGGCATTCTGCTCTGGGAGATCTTCTCTCTGG GGGCATCTCCATACCCTGGTGTTGGCATTGATGAGGCCTTCTGCAGGAGGCTGAAGGAAGGGACCAGGATGAGAGCACCAGACTACGCCACCACTGAGAT ATATCAAACCATGTTGGACTGCTGGCTCGACAAACCTACCGACAGACCAAATTTCACAGAGCTCGTAGAACATCTGGGGAACCTGCTACAGGCTAGCGCTCATCAG GATGGGAAGGATTACATCCCTTTGACAGcagtggaggtggaggggggctCACTCAGCCCTGAACCCAGGAACCCCTTCACCAGGATCATCAGAGAGGAAACCCATGTCCCCCAGATACACTGCGACAACACACCCGCCATCTCCCTCGG GCTCTCCCAGCAGAGTGACAGGTGCAGTCGACCACTCAGTGTGAAGACTTTTGATGACGTCCCTGTGGGGCATAGCAGCGTCATG GAGGGTCAGACGGACAGCGGTATGTGCCTATCACCAGAGGAGATGAAGAGTCTGGACCATCAGCGTCACCGCACGTCCAACTTCAG TCACATCCAGCGATGTAAGAGTAAGGAGTCTCTGGCCTCCGAGTCGTCCAATCAGACGAGTGGGTACCAGTCAGGCTACCACTCAGACGACACTGACGCACCCATTTATGCTAATGAGGAGATGATCATGAAGAGAAGCATTGTGAAGAAGCCACTGCCGCCCAAAACAGCAGACAAGTTCAGTGTTGAGGTGCGCTACAGTACACCCCCTGTTTAG
- the kdr gene encoding vascular endothelial growth factor receptor 2 isoform X1 — protein MAKAFSVITLYFVAILLGASRMIALELRFMPDPPTLSIQEKVLRINTSDTLAITCSGRQNLEWTTSYNRSRAGSRLSIVDCSGSGFFCIKLHISSATVNETGKYQCSYRDLAVEDRKTSVAVYVYVQDYKVPFVPSDKDYDVVFISEGVQVVIPCRGSVENLNVTLHTKYPTKELNPNGKDIFWDSMKGVSVPSHLISYAGLVFCQTRIHNETYKSPLYIVTVVGYKIHDLTLTPAHERLSVGEKLVLNCTAYTELSVAIDFTWTHPISLAPVNGSGRTYTTSHKKKLWSSLELSNTLTVENVTGNYTGKYTCTASSGKMVKTASASLVVFEKPFIDFDDHKWVKVLGVNASAQNIKIPVKFDAYPEPTVRWYKNDQLIYKDDYRFKPTRDSLMILGLAEKDAGNYTVVLINKITKEEQRRTVQLLVNVPPHIIEKEVAVDTDVHMYGSSPTLRCTARGIPTPTRIQWQWMSREDCPLLFQSGVVSSGVKMEDCTKWRDISNTTGQNPIARISSDTDHVHKTVSSLKIQKAKVHALYKCLTSNKAGQDSRIIVFHVTRGLELSVSPSREPIEQDQVVLRCKADRLIYGNLAWFRVENEFDTEQVPAVQSCRGLSLSQQPLSQAVLSGLQGTNVTLELPLTNVSRRDQGVYACQVENIKTGERTCLLRHLTLRALEAARILNNLTDQRVNVSATTMLICEVTGTPTPTVMWTKHNQTVVEGSGVILSRLNQTLTILRVKEEDGGLYTCTACNSRGCDTSQSNLITEGAEEKTNVELIVPIGSVVIAMFFWLLIVFVIRSRKRTNNGDMKTGYLSIILDSEDMPMDEHCERLTYDANKWEFPRDRLKLGDQLGRGAFGQVVEAAAFGIEKATTCTTVAVKMLKEGATSSEYRALMSELKILIHIGHHLNVVNLLGACTKPGSPLMVIVEYCKHGNLSSYLKSKRGEYSPFKRRRPRSGQWERMEEDVTEGDLGLGTSTHLDICTGTAVCSRLGEESSVSHVEEEDAESCEWEEHLTMEDLISYSFQVAKGMEFLSSRKCIHRDLAARNILLSENNIVKICDFGLARDVYKDPDYVRKGDARLPLKWMAPETIFDRVYTTQSDVWSFGILLWEIFSLGASPYPGVGIDEAFCRRLKEGTRMRAPDYATTEIYQTMLDCWLDKPTDRPNFTELVEHLGNLLQASAHQDGKDYIPLTAVEVEGGSLSPEPRNPFTRIIREETHVPQIHCDNTPAISLGLSQQSDRCSRPLSVKTFDDVPVGHSSVMEGQTDSGMCLSPEEMKSLDHQRHRTSNFSHIQRCKSKESLASESSNQTSGYQSGYHSDDTDAPIYANEEMIMKRSIVKKPLPPKTADKFSVEVRYSTPPV, from the exons ATGGCAAAGGCATTCTCCGTCATTACTTTATATTTCGTGGCCATTCTTCTGGGAGCCAGCCGGATGATTG CATTAGAACTCAGGTTCATGCCTGACCCCCCAACACTGAGCATCCAGGAGAAAGTCCTCAGGATCAACACCTCAGACACACTGGCGATCACCTGCAG TGGTCGTCAGAACCTGGAATGGACCACATCCTATAATCGCAGCCGTGCTGGCAGTCGACTCTCCATAGTAGACTGCAGTGGGTCAGGATTCTTCTGCATCAAATTACACATTTCCTCGGCCACCGTCAATGAGACTGGGAAGTATCAGTGCTCCTACAGAGACCTGGCGGTGGAGGATAGAAAAACCTCTGTGGCCGTTTATGTCTATGTCCAAG ACTATAAAGTGCCATTTGTGCCCTCTGACAAGGACTATGACGTTGTGTTCATCAGTGAGGGAGTGCAGGTGGTCATCCCATGCCGAGGGTCCGTGGAAAATCTCAATGTCACGCTACATACC AAGTATCCCACGAAAGAACTTAATCCGAACGGGAAGGACATTTTTTGGGATAGCATGAAGGGTGTCTCAGTCCCCAGTCACCTGATCAGCTACGCTGGACTGGTCTTCTGTCAGACACGCATACACAATGAGACCTACAAGTCACCTCTCTACATTGTTACTGTTGTTG GATATAAGATCCATGACCTCACCCTGACCCCGGCACATGAGAGGCTGTCTGTGGGGGAGAAATTGGTGCTAAACTGCACTGCCTACACAGAGCTCAGCGTGGCCATCGACTTCACCTGGACACACCCTATCAGCCTG GCCCCAGTGAATGGCTCTGGTCGGACCTACACCACGTCACACAAGAAGAAGCTGTGGAGCTCTCTGGAACTGTCCAACACACTCACAGTGGAGAACGTGACCGGCAACTACACAGGAAAGTATACTTGCACAGCCTCCAGTGGAAAAATGGTCAAAACTGCATCTGCATCTCTTGTGGTCTTTG AAAAACCTTTTATTGATTTTGATGACCACAAGTGGGTTAAGGTTCTGGGGGTGAACGCTAGTGCCCAGAACATTAAGATCCCAGTCAAGTTCGACGCCTACCCAGAACCTACAGTCAGATG GTATAAGAATGACCAGCTTATTTACAAGGATGACTATAGATTTAAACCTACCAGGGACTCGCTCATGATCCTTGGCCTAGCTGAAAAGGATGCTGGGAATTACACCGTGGTCTTGATCAATAAGATAACAAAAGAAGAGCAGAGACGCACCGTCCAGCTCTTGGTCAATG TCCCTCCCCATATCATTGAGAAGGAGGTTGCCGTGGACACTGATGTTCACATGTACGGCAGCAGCCCCACCCTCAGGTGCACTGCCCGTGGAATCCCCACCCCTACACGCATCCAATGGCAGTGGATGTCCAGAGAGGACTGCCCACTCCTCTTTCA GTCGGGAGTGGTGAGCTCTGGGGTCAAGATGGAGGACTGTACCAAATGGAGGGACATCAGCAATACCACAGGGCAGAATCCTATCGCCCGAATTAGCAGTGACACAGATCACGTACACAAG ACTGTGAGTTCTCTGAAGATCCAGAAAGCCAAGGTCCACGCCCTCTACAAATGCCTGACTTCTAACAAAGCGGGACAAGATTCACGCATTATCGTCTTCCATGTGACAC GTGGTCTGGAGCTGAGTGTGTCTCCGTCCCGTGAGCCCATTGAGCAGGACCAGGTGGTTCTGAGGTGTAAGGCAGACAGGCTGATCTATGGAAATCTGGCCTGGTTCCGTGTggaaaatgagtttgacacagaGCAGGTCCCTGCTGTACAGTCATGTCGGGGGCTGTCCCTATCCCAGCAGCCCTTGTCCCAGGCTGTCCTCTCTGGGCTGCAGGGCACCAACGTTACCCTGGAGCTGCCCCTGACCAATGTGTCTCGGAGGGACCAGGGGGTGTACGCCTGCCAGGTGGAGAACATCAAGACTGGGGAGAGGACCTGTCTCCTCCGACACCTCACCCTCAGAG CACTTGAGGCCGCGAGGATCCTGAACAATTTGACAGATCAGAGAGTGAACGTCAGTGCGACGACCATGCTAATATGTGAGGTGACCGGTACACCCACCCCAACCGTGATGTGGACCAAACACAACCAAACAGTGGTGGAGGGCTCTG GTGTGATTCTGAGCCGATTGAACCAGACCCTGACCATCCTGCGTGTGAAGGAGGAGGACGGTGGTCTGTATACCTGTACTGCCTGTAACAGCCGGGGCTGTGACACATCTCAGAGCAACCTTATCACTGAAG GTGCAGAGGAGAAGACTAATGTAGAGCTGATTGTTCCTATTGGCTCTGTGGTCATCGCCATGTTCTTCTGGCTTCTCATCGTCTTCGTCATCCGCAGCAGGAAAAGA ACAAATAATGGGGACATGAAGACAGGGTACCTGTCCATCATCCTTGACTCTGAGGACATGCCCATGGACGAGCACTGTGAGAGGCTCACATACGACGCCAACAAGTGGGAGTTCCCTCGTGACAGGCTGAAGCTAG GTGACCAATTGGGGCGTGGAGCTTTTGGACAGGTAGTAGAGGCAGCAGCCTTTGGCATAGAGAAAGCCACTACCTGTACTACAGTGGCAGTCAAGATGCTGAAAG AGGGAGCCACATCCAGTGAGTACCGTGCACTGATGTCAGAGCTGAAGATACTCATCCACATCGGCCACCATCTCAATGTGGTCAACCTGCTGGGGGCCTGCACCAAACCAGGGA gtCCATTGATGGTGATTGTGGAGTACTGTAAACACGGCAACCTCTCCAGCTATTTAAAGAGCAAGCGTGGAGAGTACAGCCCCTTCAAG AGGAGGCGGCCTCGGTCAGGTCAGTGGGAGCGGATGGAGGAGGACGTGACTGAAGGGGACCTGGGTTTGGGGACCAGCACCCACTTGGACATTTGCACTGGGACAGCAGTCTGCTccagactgggagaggagagctCTGTTAGCCacgtagaggaggaggatg CAGAGAGTTGTGAGTGGGAGGAGCACCTGACCATGGAGGACCTGATCAGCTACAGCTTCCAGGTGGCCAAGGGCATGGAGTTCCTATCCTCTCGCAAGTGCATCCATCGGGACCTAGCAGCTAGGAACATCTTGCTCTCAGAAAACAACATTGTGAAGATCTGTGACTTTGGTCTGGCCAGAGACGTCTACAAAGACCCCGACTACGTCCGCAAGGGAGAC GCGCGGCTCCCTCTGAAATGGATGGCTCCTGAGACCATCTTCGACCGGGTCTATACAACACAGAGCGACGTGTGGTCCTTTGGCATTCTGCTCTGGGAGATCTTCTCTCTGG GGGCATCTCCATACCCTGGTGTTGGCATTGATGAGGCCTTCTGCAGGAGGCTGAAGGAAGGGACCAGGATGAGAGCACCAGACTACGCCACCACTGAGAT ATATCAAACCATGTTGGACTGCTGGCTCGACAAACCTACCGACAGACCAAATTTCACAGAGCTCGTAGAACATCTGGGGAACCTGCTACAGGCTAGCGCTCATCAG GATGGGAAGGATTACATCCCTTTGACAGcagtggaggtggaggggggctCACTCAGCCCTGAACCCAGGAACCCCTTCACCAGGATCATCAGAGAGGAAACCCATGTCCCCCAGATACACTGCGACAACACACCCGCCATCTCCCTCGG GCTCTCCCAGCAGAGTGACAGGTGCAGTCGACCACTCAGTGTGAAGACTTTTGATGACGTCCCTGTGGGGCATAGCAGCGTCATG GAGGGTCAGACGGACAGCGGTATGTGCCTATCACCAGAGGAGATGAAGAGTCTGGACCATCAGCGTCACCGCACGTCCAACTTCAG TCACATCCAGCGATGTAAGAGTAAGGAGTCTCTGGCCTCCGAGTCGTCCAATCAGACGAGTGGGTACCAGTCAGGCTACCACTCAGACGACACTGACGCACCCATTTATGCTAATGAGGAGATGATCATGAAGAGAAGCATTGTGAAGAAGCCACTGCCGCCCAAAACAGCAGACAAGTTCAGTGTTGAGGTGCGCTACAGTACACCCCCTGTTTAG